From one Lolium rigidum isolate FL_2022 chromosome 4, APGP_CSIRO_Lrig_0.1, whole genome shotgun sequence genomic stretch:
- the LOC124649993 gene encoding pentatricopeptide repeat-containing protein At1g64580-like, with amino-acid sequence MHRAVPGFLRRALISRNRPPVLCLSSLACSFKSLDDQEPSRSSFCSEYRSRCIHPLIALAVRTSNLDEARKITFRECVRLYGLSQSVGLFALLMRSFLPHGITDIRCLIHSIVDYCGDAGPDLFELAPMLVSSMGGSMTLLQVYATIIWIFVDLSMFEDALLTYIEAKKVGVELRVCNFLLKSLVQKKQILHARSLFDDMKSSGPSPNVYSYSVLMSAYTHGDKLCLEEAFELLCEMEAKGVRPNAVTFGTYLYGLCRARQVTSAWNFLQMICQRGDPCNIYCFNAVIHGFCHEGQVKKAIVVFDAMKKGGFVPDVHSYSILADGLCKQGDLLTGYYMLVEMAKNGIAPTLASYSSLLHGLCRAGNIEWAFELFKRLNEHGFKPDHIVYSIVLHGCCQHLDLDVTCDLWNDMVHHNFVPDVYNYTSLIFAYCRHGDLEEALGAFELMLDNGISPNIVTCTILVNGFSNKGRIAEAFTFLDKVRQFGIFPNLCTYRVIINGLFKVNKSDDVWAIFGDMIKRGYVPDTVIYSIIIDGFVKALDLHEAFRLYHKMVDEGTKPNIFTYTSLINGLCHDNRLPEVMTLFNHMIGKGIKPDMILYTSLIACYCKRSNMKAALEIFREMEKEGLPADAFVYTCLIGGFSKVLAMDGANMLMEEMINMGLTPTVVTYTDLIIGYYKTGDERKAKMMYKSMIQAGITPDAKMMCILGFDNCEDDFEDSPKDKGVA; translated from the coding sequence ATGCACCGAGCAGTGCCAGGGTTCCTGCGTCGAGCCCTTATAAGCAGAAATCGCCCCCCGGTATTGTGCCTTTCCTCTCTGGCTTGTAGCTTTAAGAGCTTGGATGATCAAGAACCCAGTCGAAGCTCTTTTTGCAGCGAGTATAGAAGCCGGTGTATTCATCCTTTGATCGCACTAGCAGTCCGGACATCGAATTTGGATGAGGCCAGAAAGATTACCTTCAGGGAGTGTGTCAGGTTATATGGCCTATCCCAGTCAGTTGGGTTGTTTGCATTGCTTATGCGGTCATTCTTGCCGCATGGAATCACAGACATCCGGTGCTTGATTCACAGCATTGTTGATTACTGTGGGGATGCTGGGCCagacttatttgagttggcacctaTGTTGGTCAGCAGTATGGGTGGGTCGATGACATTGCTACAAGTTTATGCCACAATCATTTGGATTTTTGTAGATCTGTCAATGTTTGAGGATGCTCTTCTCACTTACATTGAGGCCAAGAAGGTTGGAGTTGAGTTGCGAGTGTGCAACTTCTTACTGAAGAGCTTAGTTCAAAAGAAACAAATCCTGCACGCAAGGAGTTTGTTTGATGATATGAAGAGTTCTGGTCCTTCACCAAATGTCTACTCTTATTCAGTTTTGATGAGTGCGTATACCCATGGAGATAAGTTATGCTTGGAGGAAGCCTTCGAGCTTCTTTGTGAAATGGAAGCAAAAGGTGTGAGGCCGAATGCTGTAACCTTTGGTACTTACCTCTATGGGCTTTGCCGTGCCAGACAGGTGACATCTGCATGGAACTTTCTTCAAATGATTTGTCAGAGAGGCGACCCTTGCAACATTTACTGTTTTAATGCAGTGATTCATGGTTTCTGTCACGAGGGTCAGGTTAAAAAAGCAATAGTGGTGTTTGATGCGATGAAGAAGGGTGGGTTTGTCCCAGATGTCCATAGCTACAGCATATTAGCTGATGGGTTATGCAAACAAGGGGATCTGTTGACAGGCTATTACATGCTTGTTGAAATGGCAAAGAATGGAATTGCCCCTACTCTGGCAAGTTACAGTTCACTTTTGCATGGTCTTTGCCGAGCTGGAAATATTGAATGGGCGTTTGAGCTTTTTAAGAGGCTCAATGAGCATGGTTTCAAGCCTGACCACATAGTGtacagcattgttcttcatggctGTTGCCAACATTTGGATCTAGACGTTACCTGTGACCTTTGGAATGACATGGTTCATCATAATTTTGTTCCAGATGTCTACAATTACACTAGTCTGATATTTGCATACTGTAGACACGGGGACCTTGAAGAAGCATTGGGTGCATTTGAGCTCATGCTCGATAATGGGATAAGTCCAAACATTGTGACCTGCACAATTCTTGTCAATGGCTTCAGTAACAAAGGCCGGATTGCTGAAGCCTTCACATTCCTGGATAAAGTGCGCCAGTTTGGAATTTTCCCCAACCTTTGTACATACAGGGTTATCATCAATGGCCTGTTTAAGGTCAACAAATCTGATGATGTATGGGCAATTTTCGGGGATATGATAAAAAGGGGTTATGTTCCTGATACTGTGATTTACAGTATTATTATTGATGGttttgtgaaagctttggatctgcATGAGGCTTTCAGGTTGTATCATAAAATGGTGGATGAGGGGACAAAACCTAATATCTTTACTTATACTAGCCTGATAAATGGTCTGTGCCATGATAATAGACTTCCGGAAGTTATGACATTGTTTAATCATATGATTGGGAAGGGTATAAAACCGGACATGATTTTATATACGTCTCTAATTGCATGCTATTGTAAGCGCTCAAACATGAAGGCAGCTCTGGAAATATTCAGAGAGATGGAAAAGGAGGGTTTGCCTGCAGATGCTtttgtttatacttgtttaaTTGGTGGGTTCAGTAAAGTACTTGCAATGGATGGTGCAAACATGTTGATGGAAGAAATGATAAATATGGGTCTTACACCTACTGTAGTAACTTATACAGATCTCATAATAGGATACTACAAAACTGGAGATGAGAGGAAAGCTAAGATGATGTACAAGAGTATGATCCAGGCAGGCATTACACCGGATGCCAAGATGATGTGTATACTGGGCTTTGACAATTGTGAAGATGATTTTGAGGATTCTCCGAAAGATAAGGGTGTAGCATAG